Proteins co-encoded in one Leptospira montravelensis genomic window:
- a CDS encoding efflux RND transporter permease subunit, whose product MILEKYVLSLFKHKKLHWVIFFCSLLGVIFRIPELEIWLLPKLTPIRYYIVTEYPNHSAEDTDLSVSVPISDMVSSVKSVKRIRTGSEHGKSVVQIDLQFGASVAEFKDQLYQNILEMKDKLPLGVETPRLLLGDSKERPFFEILIPRDYGKNSSSFDFYLQQFVFQLERISGVTEVRLQGKPKHSIFISLKSHILDVFPINIRDMESQIQTAMRGGSLGKIEGYTKDTELKFSSDIQTMDDISKFPISLGNGNSVNLGQIATIIESESPQEKLTSLNGKNVIYIAVFADQSANPLRVSSEVQKIIQNSNFIKSPIVSFDASNELRVQLKQFGFNLVWSLVFAFIFSFLIYRNAVPAIILLISVVSSLILFFHFVLFFSISINLLSLGGISVGIGMLFDASNLIVFSIRKQIGDNIVLSDSIAKGIRSVFISLFSSSITTMVVFIPLLVYPMEWKHFFFDSGVCIALLVFCSLVSSLWIVPLVTVSFANSLNEAEADLNLENLLFSKYEKIYELWNGFQKRNLAFLVFVLVPICFICFRFDWKVFPKQPILGFNLQMTPKANLPLTEELSAVNELQTKIRDLNPEHPILVFPLNSLETKRKNPEKAIPLQWKLIGFESSELLENVLGELLSSSKWDWKLLPIETQVSIALPFIPKDSTVFLHESFDELLKYSKEFKDKTFKLGLVGGFDFFPKLITMEEWSRNQIPISELIPNEEDLKQRILYQMSPKFLGTMGETSKRDLYLRVDASGIDFGTKEDSRRISFKTRTYETTFIGSLFTSKKESSYSEYRRESGLFYMEWLGDKVEPNANLLNSKSGLSVIHFSAQNEIKKFFQILLVLLLLSFIFIYLALVGIYESFRIPFFYLSISLLYLCVAVSFVFIFFREFHLGHYIGLIILLGLSIDSISLFGERWMETPQGVSSSRRREFTFRWLLWPILLNSGTTLMGIFPVIAFGIVGSEFSKAIALTMFVGIPISIFFVFYIYPSLFEKYLEKVL is encoded by the coding sequence ATGATACTTGAAAAATACGTCCTATCATTGTTTAAACATAAAAAGTTACATTGGGTTATATTTTTTTGTAGTTTGCTCGGAGTTATTTTTAGAATTCCAGAATTAGAAATTTGGTTATTACCTAAGTTAACACCAATACGTTATTATATAGTGACGGAATATCCGAATCATTCCGCAGAAGATACGGATTTATCGGTAAGTGTTCCTATTTCGGATATGGTGTCTTCTGTAAAATCGGTCAAACGTATACGCACCGGTTCAGAACATGGAAAGTCAGTAGTGCAAATTGATTTACAATTTGGTGCTTCCGTTGCTGAATTTAAAGACCAATTGTATCAGAATATATTGGAAATGAAAGATAAGCTACCGTTAGGTGTAGAAACACCGCGATTGTTGCTTGGAGATTCAAAGGAAAGACCTTTTTTTGAAATACTAATTCCTCGCGATTACGGAAAAAATTCCTCTAGTTTCGATTTTTATTTACAACAATTTGTTTTCCAATTGGAAAGAATTTCTGGTGTTACGGAAGTTCGCTTACAGGGAAAACCAAAACATTCTATATTTATTTCACTTAAATCACATATATTGGATGTATTTCCGATTAACATTCGTGATATGGAATCTCAAATCCAAACTGCAATGCGAGGAGGATCACTTGGTAAAATTGAAGGATATACCAAGGATACTGAACTAAAGTTTTCATCAGATATTCAGACAATGGACGATATTTCCAAATTCCCAATTAGTTTAGGAAATGGGAATTCCGTAAATCTCGGACAGATCGCCACTATTATTGAGTCTGAATCACCGCAAGAGAAACTAACTAGTTTGAATGGAAAAAATGTTATTTATATTGCAGTTTTCGCGGATCAGTCGGCAAATCCCTTACGTGTCTCTTCGGAAGTTCAAAAAATAATTCAGAATTCAAATTTTATCAAATCGCCAATCGTTTCTTTTGATGCATCAAATGAATTGCGTGTTCAGTTAAAACAATTTGGGTTTAATTTAGTTTGGAGTTTGGTTTTTGCTTTTATATTTTCATTTCTAATTTATCGGAATGCGGTACCTGCCATTATTTTATTAATATCGGTAGTCTCTTCACTTATCTTATTCTTTCATTTCGTTTTATTTTTTTCTATTTCGATCAATTTACTTAGCTTAGGTGGCATTTCCGTCGGGATTGGTATGTTATTTGATGCAAGTAATTTGATAGTTTTTTCTATTCGTAAACAAATTGGTGATAATATAGTCTTATCTGATTCCATCGCTAAGGGTATTCGGTCCGTATTTATTTCTTTATTTTCTTCTTCAATTACTACTATGGTTGTTTTTATTCCGCTATTGGTTTACCCGATGGAATGGAAACATTTTTTCTTTGATTCGGGAGTCTGTATTGCTCTTTTAGTTTTCTGTTCCTTAGTTTCTTCATTGTGGATTGTCCCCTTAGTCACAGTATCTTTCGCAAATTCATTGAACGAGGCAGAGGCTGACCTTAATTTAGAAAATCTTCTATTCTCAAAATATGAAAAAATATATGAGTTATGGAATGGGTTTCAAAAAAGGAATTTAGCATTCCTTGTATTTGTTCTGGTCCCGATTTGTTTTATTTGTTTTAGGTTTGATTGGAAAGTATTTCCGAAACAACCAATTCTTGGTTTTAATTTACAAATGACACCAAAAGCAAATCTTCCACTAACAGAAGAGTTAAGTGCAGTTAATGAATTACAAACAAAAATAAGAGACTTAAATCCAGAACATCCGATTTTAGTTTTCCCTTTGAATTCATTAGAAACAAAGAGAAAAAATCCAGAAAAAGCAATTCCGCTTCAGTGGAAACTTATTGGATTTGAGAGTTCCGAATTATTAGAAAATGTGTTAGGTGAATTATTGTCTTCTTCGAAATGGGATTGGAAATTGTTACCAATTGAAACTCAAGTTTCTATTGCATTACCTTTTATCCCAAAAGATTCAACAGTGTTTCTTCACGAAAGTTTTGATGAATTATTAAAATATTCTAAAGAATTTAAAGATAAAACTTTTAAACTTGGGTTGGTTGGTGGTTTCGATTTTTTTCCAAAACTAATTACAATGGAAGAATGGTCTCGCAACCAAATTCCGATTTCTGAATTGATTCCGAATGAAGAGGATTTAAAACAAAGAATCTTATACCAAATGAGTCCTAAGTTTTTGGGAACTATGGGCGAAACTTCAAAAAGAGATTTGTATCTGAGAGTGGATGCAAGTGGAATTGATTTCGGAACAAAGGAAGATTCCAGACGAATCAGTTTTAAAACTAGAACTTATGAAACTACCTTTATTGGCTCTCTTTTTACTTCAAAGAAAGAGAGTAGTTATTCTGAATATCGTAGGGAATCAGGTTTGTTTTATATGGAATGGTTAGGGGATAAAGTAGAACCTAACGCAAATCTTTTGAATTCAAAGAGTGGATTGTCAGTGATTCATTTTTCTGCGCAAAATGAAATAAAGAAGTTTTTTCAAATTCTGTTGGTTCTTTTGCTTCTTTCTTTTATATTTATCTATTTGGCTTTAGTAGGAATTTACGAATCCTTTCGAATCCCTTTTTTTTATTTATCAATTTCTCTGTTATATTTGTGTGTCGCCGTTTCTTTTGTTTTTATTTTTTTTCGCGAATTCCATTTGGGCCATTACATTGGCCTGATTATTTTATTGGGGTTATCTATTGATAGTATTTCTTTGTTTGGTGAGAGATGGATGGAAACCCCTCAGGGAGTTTCAAGTTCCAGAAGAAGAGAATTTACCTTTAGGTGGTTGCTATGGCCTATATTATTAAATTCAGGAACAACATTAATGGGTATATTCCCGGTTATTGCTTTTGGTATAGTCGGATCTGAATTTTCAAAAGCAATCGCTTTAACAATGTTTGTTGGTATTCCAATCTCTATATTTTTTGTTTTTTATATTTATCCTAGTTTGTTTGAAAAGTATTTGGAAAAGGTATTATGA
- a CDS encoding efflux RND transporter periplasmic adaptor subunit: MESPKQSLVYQKPRLLEENKVIEYPAVVEPTNEIQLHNKQTGRIRKIYVVEGSVVKEGQILLEIDDELLRLEGERLRLSAQVSESNAAIALEKWKLAEKQVDVKLREIDKKTEWVELAEKEWVLSKDQKEKKIILWKQGFVSLSELEKLKQDELSKETQYKNLIRDRENLLSGINLDLETDNLSFDEKLKIWRKKNTTLEKTEFELSQSHLKIIKNQIKSNEQLLSETKLRAPKSGKILKIHAKEGELTTQAPVMVLIEKGELSAGFQINESDLSYFTPGKEIYFLPSSANFPAIKGKLDLVGGYLDPRSHSVGIKVRLEVKQNNILPGMFGLVQVKLSEITEKILIPASCLQGDETSGFYVNVKGKDGRSTKRYVQFKPYLQSELEILSGLSLDDEVESSLSL; this comes from the coding sequence ATGGAATCACCAAAACAAAGTTTGGTGTATCAAAAACCTAGATTATTGGAAGAAAATAAAGTAATTGAATATCCGGCGGTAGTGGAACCCACAAATGAAATTCAATTACATAATAAACAAACTGGTCGGATCCGGAAAATATATGTCGTAGAAGGTTCTGTTGTTAAAGAAGGGCAGATCTTACTGGAAATCGACGATGAATTGTTGCGTTTGGAAGGTGAAAGGTTACGTCTTTCCGCACAAGTTTCTGAATCGAATGCTGCAATTGCATTAGAAAAGTGGAAGTTGGCAGAGAAACAAGTAGATGTAAAACTTAGAGAGATCGACAAAAAAACGGAGTGGGTCGAATTAGCTGAAAAAGAATGGGTTTTAAGCAAAGACCAAAAAGAGAAAAAAATCATACTTTGGAAACAGGGATTTGTATCTTTATCAGAGTTAGAAAAATTAAAACAGGATGAGTTATCAAAAGAAACCCAATATAAGAACCTAATTCGAGATCGTGAAAATTTATTATCTGGAATTAATTTGGATTTAGAAACGGATAATCTTAGTTTTGATGAAAAGCTAAAAATTTGGAGAAAGAAAAATACAACGTTAGAAAAAACAGAATTTGAATTAAGCCAGTCACATCTTAAAATCATCAAAAATCAAATTAAGTCAAATGAACAATTGTTATCTGAAACTAAGTTACGAGCACCTAAATCTGGGAAAATATTAAAAATTCATGCGAAGGAAGGAGAATTAACCACGCAAGCTCCAGTGATGGTTCTAATAGAGAAAGGAGAATTATCGGCAGGATTCCAAATTAACGAATCAGATTTATCTTATTTTACGCCAGGCAAAGAAATTTATTTTCTACCATCTTCCGCGAATTTCCCAGCTATCAAAGGTAAATTGGACTTGGTTGGTGGATATTTGGATCCAAGATCGCATAGTGTTGGGATTAAGGTAAGGTTAGAGGTAAAACAAAACAATATATTGCCTGGAATGTTTGGACTTGTCCAAGTCAAACTTTCTGAAATTACGGAAAAAATTTTAATTCCAGCATCTTGCCTTCAAGGAGATGAAACCAGTGGATTTTATGTGAATGTGAAGGGAAAAGATGGTAGAAGTACCAAAAGATACGTTCAATTCAAACCATATTTACAAAGTGAATTAGAAATTCTATCAGGGCTTTCTCTGGATGATGAAGTTGAATCAAGTTTGTCCTTATGA
- a CDS encoding Ig-like domain-containing protein: protein MKLVKWNLFSMVLLVHCHSQIGSIQDWLGVLSLEDTPKILAFSPASDTIDVNPETKISVLFSHPMSIQSCVSAFSLEPQVRGSFETNDLSLKFIPKTELPSGGYIIRITKQCEDKNGKDLDRVYTVPFRVGEKEIPKSPELETLLVLTGTETECLAGGNSTDIKLGEVDSVCSGIPGPPPFFVRFTKPMNQTEIELGLRMEPSLSYRLEWDNTSQFRILPDTILTPETRYHIVFPKGIHADDGAELEETIRMNFLVGPDLSDPEVIGFGLESQNCGLGTQEIGSITGARWDSNFCFWSRGLPILNPNFYQFRGGDDGSGISGSPLACADVNTDNFKIFFNQFMDTTSVIGASKLSKISPPSTNIRLSTWVWSHCQTTFPFGCKELTYSYAESEASCNGTLFGNIGTGGDFNLQTSALSPNYYPYYEFRLEPEAKSISGKRMKVGFTIQVEAK, encoded by the coding sequence ATGAAACTCGTTAAATGGAATTTATTTTCTATGGTTCTGTTGGTCCATTGTCATTCTCAAATTGGATCCATACAAGACTGGTTGGGAGTTTTGAGCTTAGAAGATACTCCTAAAATTTTGGCTTTTTCTCCGGCTTCCGATACAATCGATGTAAATCCAGAAACGAAAATATCCGTTTTATTTAGTCATCCAATGTCCATCCAATCTTGTGTTTCGGCTTTTTCATTGGAACCGCAAGTAAGGGGTTCATTTGAAACTAACGATTTAAGTTTAAAATTTATTCCAAAAACGGAACTGCCGTCAGGTGGATATATTATCAGAATCACAAAACAATGTGAAGATAAAAATGGTAAAGACTTGGATCGCGTATATACAGTTCCCTTTCGAGTAGGCGAGAAGGAAATTCCTAAATCACCTGAATTGGAAACCTTATTGGTTTTAACAGGTACAGAAACTGAATGTTTGGCCGGAGGAAATTCCACTGATATTAAATTAGGGGAAGTAGATTCTGTTTGTTCTGGAATACCTGGGCCACCACCGTTTTTCGTCCGTTTCACTAAACCAATGAACCAAACGGAAATCGAATTGGGACTAAGAATGGAACCTTCCTTGTCTTATCGTTTGGAATGGGATAACACATCTCAATTTAGAATATTACCTGATACCATTTTAACACCTGAGACAAGATACCATATAGTATTCCCAAAAGGAATACACGCAGACGATGGGGCCGAATTAGAGGAAACCATACGAATGAATTTTTTAGTGGGGCCTGATTTAAGTGATCCAGAAGTAATCGGATTTGGTTTAGAATCACAAAACTGTGGATTAGGAACCCAAGAAATTGGATCAATAACAGGTGCTCGTTGGGATTCTAATTTCTGTTTTTGGAGCCGGGGTCTACCAATTTTAAATCCAAATTTCTATCAGTTTCGCGGTGGGGATGACGGAAGTGGAATTTCAGGAAGCCCACTGGCATGTGCTGATGTAAATACAGATAATTTTAAGATATTTTTTAACCAATTCATGGATACTACTTCAGTGATTGGTGCAAGTAAGTTATCAAAAATATCTCCACCATCGACAAATATTCGTTTGTCGACTTGGGTTTGGTCACATTGTCAAACAACATTTCCTTTTGGATGTAAAGAGTTAACCTATTCATATGCAGAAAGTGAAGCTAGCTGTAATGGAACTCTGTTCGGAAACATAGGGACTGGTGGAGATTTTAATCTGCAAACATCGGCCCTTTCCCCTAATTACTATCCTTATTATGAATTTCGATTGGAACCAGAAGCCAAATCTATATCAGGAAAACGTATGAAAGTTGGATTTACCATTCAGGTGGAAGCAAAATGA
- a CDS encoding channel protein TolC — MLAEGKLLWEDCVWIGMERNGNLGLEQMRSEIFPILTKDKWKQYLPKLGVHYFGIFSKNQEQIDQEYRDVRLQIQQLLYDGGETEREKQKIEIRRLIHSEEKKLLREKVFKSISFSYFNSVKRLLVDSIYQLRSELYHWEEKKRKKESELGLSPKGELDQRKVWEVDFQSKKIHSESARKLAYLELQQAMSLLPGVNFVLDTGLTERIRIFDPNNIKTSFDENHPIRKKARLQMELAELDQESLDNDWKPKLILGGYLGKNGNAGFPLQNEIYGLSFGVQANLGGTSFQTNTQNGIQSEGNGIQRIPGYGPQPVGPGENSFQSGSIGLFDDIGRNKKIFDSKMSLLQAKSEWKQSEILVLNQIQSTEIRLIEIYSKYNLYLENTKSNLYQHRFKKEERNQGIISEIEYLKSEEDVFIGFETLLDHYFQYLTTALELVLLIGEDPFDNRYYKLESKTVPNDLTIVLEHWKQNTSSENRKINEPKLKRTYPFLMEDPYETR, encoded by the coding sequence ATGTTAGCAGAGGGAAAATTATTATGGGAGGACTGTGTCTGGATTGGGATGGAGCGTAATGGTAATTTGGGATTGGAACAGATGCGGTCTGAGATTTTTCCGATTCTTACCAAAGACAAATGGAAACAATACCTCCCTAAATTAGGTGTACATTATTTTGGTATCTTTTCTAAAAACCAGGAACAAATCGACCAAGAATATAGAGATGTTCGACTACAAATCCAACAACTTCTTTATGATGGAGGAGAAACAGAAAGAGAAAAACAAAAAATAGAAATCAGAAGATTGATCCATTCGGAAGAAAAAAAACTTTTACGTGAAAAAGTTTTTAAGTCTATTTCTTTTTCTTATTTTAATTCAGTAAAGCGATTGTTAGTTGATTCGATTTATCAACTAAGATCAGAACTTTACCATTGGGAGGAGAAAAAACGTAAAAAAGAAAGTGAACTAGGCCTTTCGCCCAAGGGGGAATTGGATCAACGTAAAGTTTGGGAAGTAGATTTCCAATCCAAAAAAATCCATTCTGAATCTGCTAGGAAACTTGCTTATTTGGAATTACAACAAGCGATGTCTCTATTGCCTGGAGTGAATTTTGTTTTGGATACTGGACTTACCGAACGAATTCGCATATTTGATCCAAATAATATAAAAACTTCTTTTGATGAAAACCATCCAATTCGAAAAAAAGCCCGGTTACAAATGGAACTAGCGGAACTTGACCAAGAAAGTTTGGATAATGATTGGAAACCAAAATTGATACTGGGTGGTTATCTCGGAAAAAATGGAAACGCTGGATTTCCGTTACAGAATGAAATTTATGGATTGAGTTTTGGTGTTCAAGCTAATTTAGGTGGAACTAGTTTTCAAACCAATACACAAAATGGAATTCAATCAGAGGGAAATGGAATACAGAGAATTCCTGGATACGGACCTCAACCAGTAGGTCCTGGTGAAAATTCATTTCAAAGCGGATCAATCGGACTTTTTGATGATATAGGTCGGAATAAAAAAATCTTTGATTCGAAAATGAGTTTGTTACAAGCAAAATCAGAATGGAAACAATCGGAGATTTTGGTATTAAACCAAATCCAATCTACAGAAATTAGGTTAATTGAAATTTACAGTAAGTACAATTTATACTTAGAAAATACTAAATCAAACTTATACCAACATCGATTCAAAAAAGAAGAACGAAACCAAGGTATCATTTCGGAAATCGAATATTTGAAATCAGAAGAGGATGTCTTTATTGGGTTTGAAACCTTATTAGACCATTACTTTCAATATCTAACAACTGCATTAGAACTAGTTTTGTTAATCGGTGAAGATCCATTTGACAATCGGTATTACAAACTTGAATCCAAAACGGTTCCCAATGATCTCACAATAGTTTTAGAACATTGGAAACAGAATACTTCATCAGAAAACCGAAAAATAAACGAACCAAAATTAAAAAGAACTTACCCATTCTTAATGGAGGATCCGTATGAAACTCGTTAA
- a CDS encoding FecR family protein — MIRILVSIFCLFFTLTLSAEEVGIISFIQGKNYLSGPRFKKAKEPVKLGSILKKGDTITTEDGTCEIQLATQATIRLAKYSSVQIEDLLNPKSKSTTLKLVGGKLFVKAHKPESGLPSQNPLSVVNPSFVAGVRGTEFLAAAPDTAGENEDLSKIETGVYVNEGTVAVSPDKKGKVTLVTENEEVLVSGKELKKQILDEFVKEKMRIFQEFKAIKEENYQRIKEQYENNDKLMNDYKGKAEE; from the coding sequence ATGATTCGAATCCTTGTGTCCATTTTTTGCCTTTTTTTCACTCTCACCCTATCAGCCGAAGAAGTGGGAATCATCAGTTTCATCCAAGGAAAGAATTACCTTTCAGGTCCACGTTTCAAAAAAGCCAAAGAACCAGTGAAGTTAGGAAGTATTCTAAAAAAAGGCGACACCATCACAACAGAAGACGGAACTTGTGAAATCCAATTAGCTACCCAAGCGACGATTCGACTTGCCAAGTATTCTTCTGTCCAAATCGAAGACCTTCTCAATCCCAAATCAAAATCGACCACTCTGAAACTTGTTGGTGGAAAGTTATTTGTAAAAGCTCACAAACCTGAGTCGGGTCTCCCAAGCCAAAACCCACTAAGTGTGGTGAATCCTAGTTTTGTTGCTGGAGTCCGCGGTACTGAATTTTTAGCGGCTGCTCCGGATACAGCAGGAGAAAATGAAGATCTTAGCAAAATAGAAACGGGTGTTTATGTAAATGAAGGAACCGTTGCGGTAAGCCCAGACAAAAAGGGAAAAGTAACTCTCGTGACAGAAAACGAAGAGGTTCTTGTTTCTGGAAAAGAATTAAAAAAACAAATTTTAGATGAATTCGTAAAAGAAAAAATGAGAATCTTCCAAGAATTCAAAGCCATCAAAGAAGAAAACTACCAACGTATCAAAGAACAATACGAAAACAACGACAAACTGATGAACGATTACAAAGGTAAGGCAGAAGAATAA